One Actinospica robiniae DSM 44927 genomic region harbors:
- the crcB gene encoding fluoride efflux transporter CrcB, which yields MILAVLVSLGASFGAVSRYLIDQAVTRSRASAFPAGTWVINITGSFILGLFTGLAAHHGLPVDVVTVVGTGVCGGYTTFSTFSYETLRLTEDGSGLLGLGNIAASLTAGLAAAALGLGAALL from the coding sequence ATGATCCTCGCGGTTCTGGTGAGCCTCGGCGCCTCCTTCGGCGCCGTCTCGCGCTACCTGATCGACCAGGCCGTCACCCGCAGCCGGGCCTCCGCGTTCCCGGCCGGCACCTGGGTCATCAACATCACCGGCTCATTCATCCTCGGCCTGTTCACGGGCCTGGCCGCACACCACGGCCTGCCCGTCGACGTCGTCACCGTCGTGGGCACCGGGGTCTGCGGCGGCTACACCACCTTCTCCACCTTCAGCTACGAGACCCTTCGCCTGACCGAGGACGGCTCCGGCCTCCTCGGTCTCGGCAACATCGCCGCCAGCCTCACCGCCGGACTCGCCGCCGCAGCCCTCGGACTCGGCGCAGCCCTGCTCTGA
- a CDS encoding SAM-dependent methyltransferase, which yields MDEESGDDRWVSVVGQRWQPPEIDPHVPHPVRMWDYMIGGKDHYDADRIAVDYLATLWPDVFLSARAAEAYAERAAAWIADGTGLTQFLQLGCAIPLKTPLDGVVHDRAPGAPYVYVTDDPITAAHARAVLTARARGPLHVELGEFRDPAPILAAPRLRRLLDFSRPMGVLLFGMLDYTHSTPRVRQALVEIMAALAPGSLVVTLHHLEFPPEIGRAVLGAMGENPAQFTPRPEEEVAAILDGFEFVPPGLVRATDWMPDGNGPGHELSERCDKLGGVLIKR from the coding sequence ATGGACGAAGAGTCAGGTGACGATCGCTGGGTGTCAGTCGTCGGACAGCGGTGGCAGCCGCCTGAGATCGACCCGCACGTCCCGCATCCGGTGCGCATGTGGGATTACATGATCGGCGGAAAGGACCACTACGACGCCGACCGGATAGCCGTGGACTATCTGGCCACGCTCTGGCCGGACGTCTTCCTGAGCGCACGCGCCGCCGAGGCGTACGCGGAGCGCGCCGCGGCGTGGATCGCGGACGGCACGGGCCTGACCCAGTTCCTCCAGCTCGGCTGCGCGATCCCGCTCAAGACACCCCTCGACGGCGTGGTGCACGACCGCGCTCCCGGGGCACCCTACGTCTACGTCACCGACGACCCGATCACCGCCGCGCACGCCCGGGCCGTGCTCACCGCCAGGGCGCGCGGGCCCCTGCACGTCGAACTCGGCGAGTTCCGCGATCCCGCGCCGATCCTGGCGGCACCCAGGCTGCGCAGGCTGCTCGACTTCTCGCGGCCGATGGGCGTGCTGCTCTTCGGCATGCTGGACTACACCCACTCCACGCCGCGGGTCCGCCAGGCCCTGGTCGAGATCATGGCCGCGCTCGCCCCGGGCAGCCTCGTCGTCACGCTGCACCACCTGGAGTTCCCGCCGGAGATCGGGCGCGCGGTGCTCGGGGCGATGGGAGAGAACCCGGCCCAGTTCACCCCGCGTCCGGAGGAGGAGGTGGCCGCGATCCTCGACGGCTTCGAGTTCGTTCCGCCGGGCCTGGTGCGCGCCACCGACTGGATGCCTGACGGGAACGGGCCCGGGCACGAACTCTCCGAACGCTGCGACAAGCTGGGCGGAGTGCTGATCAAGCGCTGA
- a CDS encoding GyrI-like domain-containing protein — protein sequence MTSSPQIDPAVEPVIEDWLEQPYLGLAGVVTLETIGMVEGRIPELLTYLAGEGIEPAGPVFVRYRVIDMFRRLEIEAGVPLAAPIRADGELHCDVLPAGRYVTYTHTGPSDEHIPVIGAIFEWADAQGLSWDVTPVAEGEQWGGRLAITLAGSPGDPDRGPLTTKFAFRLAD from the coding sequence ATGACTTCATCACCGCAGATCGATCCGGCCGTGGAGCCCGTCATCGAAGACTGGCTCGAGCAGCCCTATCTCGGACTGGCCGGCGTCGTGACTCTGGAGACGATCGGCATGGTCGAGGGGCGCATCCCCGAACTGCTGACCTACCTGGCCGGTGAGGGGATCGAACCGGCCGGGCCGGTCTTCGTCCGCTACCGCGTGATCGACATGTTCCGCCGGCTGGAGATCGAGGCCGGGGTTCCCCTTGCCGCGCCGATACGTGCCGACGGTGAGTTGCACTGCGACGTGCTTCCTGCCGGACGCTACGTCACCTACACTCACACCGGCCCCTCGGACGAGCACATCCCCGTCATCGGGGCCATCTTTGAGTGGGCTGATGCGCAGGGCCTGAGCTGGGATGTCACGCCGGTCGCCGAGGGCGAGCAGTGGGGTGGGCGGCTCGCCATCACGCTTGCCGGATCACCGGGGGATCCGGACCGCGGCCCGCTGACGACCAAGTTCGCCTTCCGGCTCGCCGACTAA
- a CDS encoding class I SAM-dependent methyltransferase family protein: MTRRDWVQWHQDYDDPGSLLSRRLEIVQGHLRTELDRAPAGELRLISLCAGQGRDVIGVLAGHPRRDDVRARLVELDERNVATARDAVKAAGLDDVEILQADAGITDVCVGAVPARIVVACGIFGNISDSDIQATVTLLPGLCAPGALVLWTRHRRQPDLTPAIRSWFAEAGFREEAFDISQDGFMSVGAHRLTGEPTMLVPGQRMFTFVDRT; this comes from the coding sequence GTGACGCGGCGAGACTGGGTGCAATGGCATCAGGACTATGACGACCCGGGTTCGCTGCTGTCGCGGCGGCTCGAAATCGTCCAGGGGCACCTACGCACTGAGCTCGATCGTGCCCCCGCCGGGGAACTGCGACTGATCAGCCTGTGCGCCGGGCAGGGCCGGGACGTGATCGGCGTCCTGGCAGGACACCCGCGCCGGGACGACGTACGCGCACGGCTGGTCGAGCTCGATGAGCGCAATGTCGCGACCGCGCGGGATGCGGTGAAGGCGGCCGGGCTGGACGACGTGGAGATCCTGCAGGCCGACGCCGGGATCACCGACGTCTGCGTCGGTGCGGTGCCCGCGCGGATCGTCGTCGCATGCGGCATCTTCGGCAATATCTCGGACAGCGACATCCAGGCTACGGTCACGCTCTTGCCCGGCCTCTGCGCACCCGGCGCATTGGTCCTGTGGACCAGACACCGCAGGCAGCCCGACCTGACCCCCGCGATCCGGTCATGGTTCGCGGAAGCGGGCTTCCGCGAGGAGGCGTTCGACATCAGCCAGGACGGCTTCATGTCGGTGGGCGCGCACCGGCTGACGGGCGAGCCCACCATGCTGGTACCCGGCCAACGGATGTTCACCTTCGTGGACAGGACCTGA
- a CDS encoding class F sortase, whose translation MPATSPSTTSESRRPRSRAPARSRRSSSRQLSGPNGRPPNQGTTLLAGHVDYTGQGTGTLYDLYRVQPGTLVYASDASGHVPRWRVTGLTVVSKTELPSWVFAGTAGPRKLVIVTCGGPVDYVPGYGNTYRDNVIATAVPL comes from the coding sequence ATGCCGGCAACGTCACCATCCACCACATCCGAGTCGAGGAGACCGCGTTCTCGGGCACCGGCTCGCTCTCGCCGATCGTCTTCTCGGCAGCTGTCCGGCCCGAACGGCAGACCGCCGAACCAGGGCACCACCCTGCTCGCAGGGCACGTCGACTACACCGGCCAGGGCACTGGGACGCTGTACGACCTCTACCGGGTCCAACCCGGCACCCTCGTCTACGCGTCCGACGCCTCCGGGCACGTCCCCCGATGGCGGGTCACCGGTCTCACCGTCGTCTCCAAGACCGAGCTGCCGTCCTGGGTGTTCGCCGGTACGGCCGGGCCGCGCAAGCTGGTCATCGTCACCTGCGGCGGCCCGGTCGACTACGTCCCCGGATACGGCAACACCTACCGGGACAACGTGATCGCCACAGCCGTTCCGCTCTGA
- a CDS encoding fluoride efflux transporter FluC: MRRDDTDQVVDGEQTMPLDPDIDQLPDPFASSGTRGGNPPRPRILAAIAIGGFVGGLARYGLGLAFPAAHGTFPAATFAINVSGSFILALLIVLVLEVWSPTTYVRPLIGTGFCGAYTTFSTWMVGVDQLVSAHRPATAAWYLVGSLIAGLAATSLGLTCGRAVAAHRRRRAQTAAATEGASA; the protein is encoded by the coding sequence ATGCGCCGCGACGATACCGACCAGGTGGTCGACGGGGAACAGACGATGCCCCTGGACCCGGACATCGACCAGCTTCCCGACCCCTTCGCGTCCTCCGGGACCCGCGGGGGCAACCCGCCGCGCCCGCGGATCCTCGCCGCCATCGCGATCGGCGGCTTCGTCGGCGGTCTCGCGCGCTACGGACTCGGCCTGGCCTTCCCCGCAGCCCACGGCACGTTCCCGGCCGCGACCTTCGCCATCAACGTCTCCGGCTCGTTCATCCTGGCGCTGCTCATCGTGCTCGTCCTCGAGGTCTGGTCGCCCACCACCTACGTCAGGCCGCTGATCGGCACCGGGTTCTGCGGCGCCTACACCACGTTCTCGACCTGGATGGTCGGGGTCGACCAGCTCGTCTCCGCCCACCGCCCGGCCACCGCCGCCTGGTACCTCGTCGGCTCGCTGATCGCCGGACTCGCCGCCACCAGCCTCGGACTGACCTGCGGACGAGCCGTGGCCGCCCACCGGCGCAGGCGCGCGCAGACCGCCGCGGCGACGGAAGGGGCCAGCGCATGA